The stretch of DNA GCCTCTTATCGGCGGGTTGTGTTTTGAGCGGAGTCCAATTATTCTCAAAATGATAGGAGAACACCCCGATGTTACCACTTTCATGCCAGACCTCTTGGTCCAAAAGCCAAAATACAAGAAGACAAAAGTCCGGAGCCCTTGGCCTATGTATGGTGATGATGACATCAATGCTGGCCATCGGCTGCGCGACCGGGAGATCTGGCCCAGACGCTCCCCTGGTGGATGAAAAGTATTCTTTAAAACAAGACCGCGAGGCCTTAGCGAACTTGCGTAAAGAAATCCCTGAAGAAGTTCGTCGCGATAATGACGAAAAGGCCTTTATGGCCGAAATGATGTCGGACCTATCCCGAACACCCATGGATGTGCGCAATCAGTTTACGCGGATTTTGACTAAGAAGCGCGAACTGTTTAGCAAAGACATGACTAAGACGCGCGAGAAATTCAGCAGCGACATCAAAGCAAAAAGAGAAGAATTTTCTCGTCAGCAAACATCGGCGCGCACGAGTTTTGCCGGACAGAAAAAGACCGCCGATGAAAGATCGGATTTTTACAATCGACTGGATTCAGAGCGCCGTGAATTTAACTCTGAACAACAGCAAAAACGCGATGAGTTTGAATCTGACATGCGCGATAAACGTAAAAATTTCGATGATTATATTCGAGCTAAAACCGATGAATTCAATCAGCTTCATCGCGATTACATCAAACGTTATGACGAAGATAAAAAAGCTCGTGCCGATTTGAAAAAGCAGGCCGAAGAAAAACAACGCCAGATGCAAAAAAGCGTCGATGCGGAATACGAAGCGATCCGTAAGCAGTCACCGACTTACTTAGAAAGCCAGGGGCAGTAGGCGGCGTGGCCTATTAAGTCGGGCGTTTGAAGAGCTCTTTGTGCAGTTCCATGGTGATGGCAAAGAGTTTGTTTTCTAAGATATTTGGCAAGGGTGAAAACTCAATACCAAAAGTTTGCACAACTTTGGAACCTTCGTGAGTTTTAATATGGCGAACGACGCCATGAACTTCGATAGGTGCACGCTGCCCAATCACCAATTGTCCAATCACCTTATCGCCAGATTTCATCAAGGGCGCATCCATACGGTACACCACGCGGCAGCCTTGGCTGCTTAAGTCGGCCAAGCGGCCCGTGATCTTTTCGGGCTTTGAGTTCACCTGAATGATGTTGTAATAGGCTGGATAAATTTCTGGCAAACGCACCCGATAGTTCTGGCGGCGTTGCAGGTGATAAAGCTCATCCGGGATTTTTATCGTCAAAAAGTTTGCGGCGACAACGGCTTTGGCTTGAAAGTAATATTTTTCTCCACCCAAAAAGAAGTGACCCAGATATTCTTCGCCATTGCCCATGATGGTAGCGCCTTCAAATTCCCCTTGTAAGGATTCGGTAGCCGCATTAAAAAAGCTCACCCGCACTTTGCAAAGGGCATCGTCTTTGCCTTTACAGATCAATTCGCCCTTAGAGGCGCCAAGATCAACCCACAATTTGATTTTGTCTTTATCATCTTTGATTAAGGTGAAGATGTCCTGATCCAAACCGTGACCTCGTGTTTGTTGTGATACAAATGTTGTACGTGCGAGTTCGGCAAATCTTGAAACTTTCTAAGAGTTTCAAAATCCGTCTTACCTTGAAATTTTATCGTACAAACGAAGTTTCGGCAAAGTCCTGAACTTTGCCAGGTCTGAACAAGTTCTAAAAGCTTTTCGGGGTAGCAGATAATATCGGAAAAGAACCAATCAATGGCCCCGATGTCCTCAGGCTTTACATTAAAGGCATTGGTCTTTTTAAATTCGACCCGCGGAAGCGCGGCGATATGAGGTTCCAAAGGAGCTCGGTCAATACTAACCACATGGCAACCCACTTGTTGCAGCACCCATGTCCATCCACCGGGACAGCTACCAAAATCCACG from Bdellovibrio bacteriovorus encodes:
- a CDS encoding flagellar brake protein — encoded protein: MDQDIFTLIKDDKDKIKLWVDLGASKGELICKGKDDALCKVRVSFFNAATESLQGEFEGATIMGNGEEYLGHFFLGGEKYYFQAKAVVAANFLTIKIPDELYHLQRRQNYRVRLPEIYPAYYNIIQVNSKPEKITGRLADLSSQGCRVVYRMDAPLMKSGDKVIGQLVIGQRAPIEVHGVVRHIKTHEGSKVVQTFGIEFSPLPNILENKLFAITMELHKELFKRPT